The proteins below are encoded in one region of Oryzias melastigma strain HK-1 linkage group LG7, ASM292280v2, whole genome shotgun sequence:
- the birc7 gene encoding baculoviral IAP repeat-containing protein 7 isoform X3, translating to MMDDGRTMLQDLDEPLMRRERDRLRTFQNWPDEAPVTSEDLAKAGFYFLGSEDKVQCFCCGGILRHWVDGDCPTAEHTRHFPDCKFILGRAVGNIPLQPGSPDLVDGQLLSQLQRMTMDDQGTSGQAVYPEMEAEDSRLTTFHNWPSEASIQPDALASAGFFYTGHGDNVKCFFCDGGLRNWEPGDDPWQEHAKWFPRCEFLIHSRGQDYITNIQDAHFHLGDSGGGSQTSPGREIGSDLVGGLGASSAMLSPVVQTVLQMGFEDSLVQSLVQTKYLLTGQHYTSVSDLVTDVLQAEEEDRQRGANSREPEIRQGSSAGHGRTQTPAREKAVKEASPEELLRQLQEERTCKVCMDKLVSIVFIPCGHLVVCGDCAASLRHCPICRAVIRGSVRAFMS from the exons ATGATGGATGACGGAAGAACCATGCTGCAAGACCTTGATGAGCCTCTGATGCGCCGAGAACGGGACAGACTCAGAACTTTTCAGAACTGGCCAGATGAAGCTCCCGTCACATCAGAGGACCTGGCCAAAGCGGGCTTCTACTTTCTGGGTTCTGAGGATAAGGTCCAGTGTTTCTGCTGTGGAGGGATTTTAAGACACTGGGTGGACGGTGACTGCCCGACTGCTGAGCACACGAGGCACTTCCCTGACTGCAAATTCATTCTGGGCCGAGCTGTGGGTAATATTCCACTTCAGCCCGGATCCCCCGATTTAGTGGATGGCCAGCTGTTGAGCCAGCTTCAGAGAATGACCATGGACGACCAAGGAACATCCGGACAAGCAGTCTATCCTGAGATGGAAGCTGAGGATTCTCGGCTCACCACCTTTCACAACTGGCCCTCTGAGGCTTCCATCCAGCCCGACGCTCTTGCCAGCGCTGGATTCTTCTACACAG GCCATGGTGACAATGTGAAGTGCTTCTTCTGTGACGGGGGACTGAGGAACTGGGAGCCAGGTGATGACCCCTGGCAGGAACATGCCAAATGGTTTCCTCG ATGTGAGTTTCTGATCCATTCCAGAGGTCAGGATTACATTACCAACATCCAGGATGCTCATTTCCATTTGGGAGACTCTGGG ggAGGATCACAAACTTCACCAGGCAGAGAAATTGGATCAG ATTTGGTCGGGGGTCTGGGAGCTTCATCCGCCATGCTTTCTCCTGTGGTGCAAACTGTGCTCCAGATGGGCTTTGAAGACAGCCTGGTCCAGAGTCTGGTTCAGACCAAATACCTCCTGACAGGCCAGCACTACACATCTGTGTCGGATCTGGTTACCGACGTGCTGCAAGCGGAGGAAGAGGACAGACAGAGAGGCGCAAACAGCAGAG AGCCAGAGATACGACAGGGCTCCAGTGCAGGACACGGCCGGACACAGACGCCTGCTCGAGAGAAAG CAGTGAAGGAAGCCAGCCCAGAGGAATTGCTCCgccagctgcaggaggagagaaCCTGTAAAGTGTGCATGGACAAGCTGGTGTCCATCGTCTTCATTCCCTGTGGTCACCTGGTGGTTTGTGGTGATTGTGCTGCCAGTCTGCGTCACTGCCCCATCTGCAGAGCTGTCATTAGGGGCAGCGTTCGAGCTTTCATGTCTTGA
- the LOC112159234 gene encoding YTH domain-containing family protein 1 isoform X2 gives MSATSIDPQRSKGQASKVQNGSLHQKESVHDNDFEPYLTSQSTQNNSYQSITDPYLSSYYAPSIGFPYPLSEAPWSTGGDPPIPYLTPYGPLSNGDHHFMPDTVFGQPGGLGSSIYPHRFNFFPENPAFSAWGTSGSQGQQTQSSAYGGSYSYPPSSLGGTLVPDGQTGFHSDTLNKAPGMNSLEQGMVGLKIGADVPGQGSGVKAVGSVIGGPVAAAGNGATPIGIPPPKPTSWAAIASKPAKPQQLKLKMKPGMPNPGGALPPPPIKHNMNIGTWDKGPVTKVATAPLQQQQPLGLPHGMPPQGPMQPPSHQSLVQPQMQPIALQPQHPHHQHHHPPPQAYQNHTQPQQPLTRWVAPRNRNQGYGQNGPCHDGGGVMGVVGVGNNGPPVCGIQGTGADSHPVLEKLRASHSYNPKDFDWNLKNGRVFIIKSYSEDDIHRSIKYSIWCSTEHGNKRLDSAFRAMNGKGPVYLLFSVNGSGHFCGVAEMRSPVDYGTSAGVWAQDKWKGKFDVDWLFVKDVPNSQLRHIRLENNDNKPVTNSRDTQEVPLEKAKQVLKIIATYKHTTSIFDDFSHYEKRQEEEEEVRKTFEPPQIQNRSRLDQERQNRSKQ, from the exons ATGTCTGCCACAAGCATTGACCCCCAG AGATCAAAGGGACAAGCATCTAAAG tACAAAATGGTTCTCTGCATCAGAAGGAGTCTGTCCATGATAATGACTTTGAGCCATACCTCACTAGTCAGTCAacacag AATAACAGCTACCAGTCCATCACTGATCCTTACCTGTCCAGCTACTATGCTCCTTCGATTGGATTTCCATATCCACTAAGTGAGGCTCCCTGGTCTACAGGTGGGGATCCACCTATTCCATACCTCACACCCTACGGACCTTTGAGCAATGGAGACCATCACTTCATGCCGGACACGGTGTTCGGGCAGCCGGGGGGTCTGGGAAGCAGCATCTACCCGCACAGGTTTAACTTTTTCCCTGAAAACCCTGCCTTCTCTGCTTGGGGAACAAGTGGCTCCCAGGGTCAGCAGACTCAAAGCTCAGCGTACGGTGGCAGCTACAGCTACCCTCCCAGCTCCCTCGGGGGCACGCTGGTACCCGACGGTCAGACGGGCTTTCACAGCGACACCTTGAACAAAGCTCCTGGTATGAACAGCCTGGAACAGGGTATGGTTGGCTTAAAGATTGGAGCGGACGTCCCCGGTCAGGGTTCAGGGGTCAAGGCTGTGGGTTCTGTGATCGGTGGACCTGTGGCGGCCGCGGGAAATGGAGCCACCCCTATAGGAATACCTCCACCTAAACCCACTTCCTGGGCCGCCATTGCAAGCAAGCCTGCCAAACCCCAGCAGCTGAAGCTTAAAATGAAGCCGGGGATGCCCAACCCGGGGGGAGCTCTTCCCCCACCACCCATTAAACACAACATGAACATTGGTACCTGGGATAAGGGCCCAGTGACTAAAGTAGCCACCGCcccgctgcagcagcagcagcctctcGGCTTGCCTCATGGCATGCCACCTCAAGGGCCCATGCAACCCCCCTCCCATCAGTCTTTAGTGCAACCCCAAATGCAACCTATAGCCTTACAGCCACAACACCCCCATCACCAGCATCACCACCCACCACCTCAGGCCTATCAAAACCACACCCAGCCCCAACAACCTCTGACACGCTGGGTTGCGCCACGCAACCGCAACCAAGGCTACGGGCAGAACGGGCCGTGCCACGATGGAGGGGGAGTCATGGGTGTGGTTGGTGTGGGGAACAACGGCCCCCCAGTATGTGGCATTCAAGGGACTGGTGCTGATTCCCACCCGGTGTTGGAAAAGCTTCGTGCCTCCCACAGCTACAACCCCAAGGACTTTGACTGGAACCTGAAGAACGGTCgcgttttcatcatcaaaagcTACTCCGAGGACGATATCCACCGCTCCATCAAGTACTCCATCTGGTGCAGCACAGAGCACGGCAACAAGCGTCTGGACTCGGCCTTCCGGGCCATGAACGGGAAGGGCCCCGTCTACCTGTTGTTCAGTGTCAACGGCAGCGGCCATTTCTGCGGTGTGGCAGAAATGCGCTCGCCGGTAGACTATGGGACCAGCGCTGGCGTCTGGGCACAGGACAAGTGGAAGGGCAAGTTTGACGTGGATTGGTTGTTTGTTAAAGATGTGCCTAATAGCCAGCTGCGCCACATTCGCCTGGAAAACAACGACAATAAACCAGTGACCAACTCCCGCGATACACAGGAGGTTCCCTTGGAGAAGGCCAAGCAGGTGCTGAAGATCATTGCTACCTACAAACACACCACCTCCATCTTTGACGACTTCTCTCATTATGAAAAGAGgcaggaagaagaggaggaggtgcGCAAG ACTTTTGAACCACCGCAGATACAGAACCGCTCACGATTGGATCag gAGCGCCAAAACAGGAGTAAACAATAG
- the birc7 gene encoding baculoviral IAP repeat-containing protein 7 isoform X1 — MMDDGRTMLQDLDEPLMRRERDRLRTFQNWPDEAPVTSEDLAKAGFYFLGSEDKVQCFCCGGILRHWVDGDCPTAEHTRHFPDCKFILGRAVGNIPLQPGSPDLVDGQLLSQLQRMTMDDQGTSGQAVYPEMEAEDSRLTTFHNWPSEASIQPDALASAGFFYTGHGDNVKCFFCDGGLRNWEPGDDPWQEHAKWFPRCEFLIHSRGQDYITNIQDAHFHLGDSGGGSQTSPGREIGSGNDLVGGLGASSAMLSPVVQTVLQMGFEDSLVQSLVQTKYLLTGQHYTSVSDLVTDVLQAEEEDRQRGANSREPEIRQGSSAGHGRTQTPAREKAVKEASPEELLRQLQEERTCKVCMDKLVSIVFIPCGHLVVCGDCAASLRHCPICRAVIRGSVRAFMS; from the exons ATGATGGATGACGGAAGAACCATGCTGCAAGACCTTGATGAGCCTCTGATGCGCCGAGAACGGGACAGACTCAGAACTTTTCAGAACTGGCCAGATGAAGCTCCCGTCACATCAGAGGACCTGGCCAAAGCGGGCTTCTACTTTCTGGGTTCTGAGGATAAGGTCCAGTGTTTCTGCTGTGGAGGGATTTTAAGACACTGGGTGGACGGTGACTGCCCGACTGCTGAGCACACGAGGCACTTCCCTGACTGCAAATTCATTCTGGGCCGAGCTGTGGGTAATATTCCACTTCAGCCCGGATCCCCCGATTTAGTGGATGGCCAGCTGTTGAGCCAGCTTCAGAGAATGACCATGGACGACCAAGGAACATCCGGACAAGCAGTCTATCCTGAGATGGAAGCTGAGGATTCTCGGCTCACCACCTTTCACAACTGGCCCTCTGAGGCTTCCATCCAGCCCGACGCTCTTGCCAGCGCTGGATTCTTCTACACAG GCCATGGTGACAATGTGAAGTGCTTCTTCTGTGACGGGGGACTGAGGAACTGGGAGCCAGGTGATGACCCCTGGCAGGAACATGCCAAATGGTTTCCTCG ATGTGAGTTTCTGATCCATTCCAGAGGTCAGGATTACATTACCAACATCCAGGATGCTCATTTCCATTTGGGAGACTCTGGG ggAGGATCACAAACTTCACCAGGCAGAGAAATTGGATCAGGTAATG ATTTGGTCGGGGGTCTGGGAGCTTCATCCGCCATGCTTTCTCCTGTGGTGCAAACTGTGCTCCAGATGGGCTTTGAAGACAGCCTGGTCCAGAGTCTGGTTCAGACCAAATACCTCCTGACAGGCCAGCACTACACATCTGTGTCGGATCTGGTTACCGACGTGCTGCAAGCGGAGGAAGAGGACAGACAGAGAGGCGCAAACAGCAGAG AGCCAGAGATACGACAGGGCTCCAGTGCAGGACACGGCCGGACACAGACGCCTGCTCGAGAGAAAG CAGTGAAGGAAGCCAGCCCAGAGGAATTGCTCCgccagctgcaggaggagagaaCCTGTAAAGTGTGCATGGACAAGCTGGTGTCCATCGTCTTCATTCCCTGTGGTCACCTGGTGGTTTGTGGTGATTGTGCTGCCAGTCTGCGTCACTGCCCCATCTGCAGAGCTGTCATTAGGGGCAGCGTTCGAGCTTTCATGTCTTGA
- the birc7 gene encoding baculoviral IAP repeat-containing protein 7 isoform X2 → MMDDGRTMLQDLDEPLMRRERDRLRTFQNWPDEAPVTSEDLAKAGFYFLGSEDKVQCFCCGGILRHWVDGDCPTAEHTRHFPDCKFILGRAVGNIPLQPGSPDLVDGQLLSQLQRMTMDDQGTSGQAVYPEMEAEDSRLTTFHNWPSEASIQPDALASAGFFYTGHGDNVKCFFCDGGLRNWEPGDDPWQEHAKWFPRCEFLIHSRGQDYITNIQDAHFHLGDSGGGSQTSPGREIGSGNDLVGGLGASSAMLSPVVQTVLQMGFEDSLVQSLVQTKYLLTGQHYTSVSDLVTDVLQAEEEDRQRGANSREPEIRQGSSAGHGRTQTPAREKVKEASPEELLRQLQEERTCKVCMDKLVSIVFIPCGHLVVCGDCAASLRHCPICRAVIRGSVRAFMS, encoded by the exons ATGATGGATGACGGAAGAACCATGCTGCAAGACCTTGATGAGCCTCTGATGCGCCGAGAACGGGACAGACTCAGAACTTTTCAGAACTGGCCAGATGAAGCTCCCGTCACATCAGAGGACCTGGCCAAAGCGGGCTTCTACTTTCTGGGTTCTGAGGATAAGGTCCAGTGTTTCTGCTGTGGAGGGATTTTAAGACACTGGGTGGACGGTGACTGCCCGACTGCTGAGCACACGAGGCACTTCCCTGACTGCAAATTCATTCTGGGCCGAGCTGTGGGTAATATTCCACTTCAGCCCGGATCCCCCGATTTAGTGGATGGCCAGCTGTTGAGCCAGCTTCAGAGAATGACCATGGACGACCAAGGAACATCCGGACAAGCAGTCTATCCTGAGATGGAAGCTGAGGATTCTCGGCTCACCACCTTTCACAACTGGCCCTCTGAGGCTTCCATCCAGCCCGACGCTCTTGCCAGCGCTGGATTCTTCTACACAG GCCATGGTGACAATGTGAAGTGCTTCTTCTGTGACGGGGGACTGAGGAACTGGGAGCCAGGTGATGACCCCTGGCAGGAACATGCCAAATGGTTTCCTCG ATGTGAGTTTCTGATCCATTCCAGAGGTCAGGATTACATTACCAACATCCAGGATGCTCATTTCCATTTGGGAGACTCTGGG ggAGGATCACAAACTTCACCAGGCAGAGAAATTGGATCAGGTAATG ATTTGGTCGGGGGTCTGGGAGCTTCATCCGCCATGCTTTCTCCTGTGGTGCAAACTGTGCTCCAGATGGGCTTTGAAGACAGCCTGGTCCAGAGTCTGGTTCAGACCAAATACCTCCTGACAGGCCAGCACTACACATCTGTGTCGGATCTGGTTACCGACGTGCTGCAAGCGGAGGAAGAGGACAGACAGAGAGGCGCAAACAGCAGAG AGCCAGAGATACGACAGGGCTCCAGTGCAGGACACGGCCGGACACAGACGCCTGCTCGAGAGAAAG TGAAGGAAGCCAGCCCAGAGGAATTGCTCCgccagctgcaggaggagagaaCCTGTAAAGTGTGCATGGACAAGCTGGTGTCCATCGTCTTCATTCCCTGTGGTCACCTGGTGGTTTGTGGTGATTGTGCTGCCAGTCTGCGTCACTGCCCCATCTGCAGAGCTGTCATTAGGGGCAGCGTTCGAGCTTTCATGTCTTGA
- the LOC112159234 gene encoding YTH domain-containing family protein 1 isoform X1, translating into MSATSIDPQRSKGQASKVQNGSLHQKESVHDNDFEPYLTSQSTQNNSYQSITDPYLSSYYAPSIGFPYPLSEAPWSTGGDPPIPYLTPYGPLSNGDHHFMPDTVFGQPGGLGSSIYPHRFNFFPENPAFSAWGTSGSQGQQTQSSAYGGSYSYPPSSLGGTLVPDGQTGFHSDTLNKAPGMNSLEQGMVGLKIGADVPGQGSGVKAVGSVIGGPVAAAGNGATPIGIPPPKPTSWAAIASKPAKPQQLKLKMKPGMPNPGGALPPPPIKHNMNIGTWDKGPVTKVATAPLQQQQPLGLPHGMPPQGPMQPPSHQSLVQPQMQPIALQPQHPHHQHHHPPPQAYQNHTQPQQPLTRWVAPRNRNQGYGQNGPCHDGGGVMGVVGVGNNGPPVCGIQGTGADSHPVLEKLRASHSYNPKDFDWNLKNGRVFIIKSYSEDDIHRSIKYSIWCSTEHGNKRLDSAFRAMNGKGPVYLLFSVNGSGHFCGVAEMRSPVDYGTSAGVWAQDKWKGKFDVDWLFVKDVPNSQLRHIRLENNDNKPVTNSRDTQEVPLEKAKQVLKIIATYKHTTSIFDDFSHYEKRQEEEEEVRKTFEPPQIQNRSRLDQVERQNRSKQ; encoded by the exons ATGTCTGCCACAAGCATTGACCCCCAG AGATCAAAGGGACAAGCATCTAAAG tACAAAATGGTTCTCTGCATCAGAAGGAGTCTGTCCATGATAATGACTTTGAGCCATACCTCACTAGTCAGTCAacacag AATAACAGCTACCAGTCCATCACTGATCCTTACCTGTCCAGCTACTATGCTCCTTCGATTGGATTTCCATATCCACTAAGTGAGGCTCCCTGGTCTACAGGTGGGGATCCACCTATTCCATACCTCACACCCTACGGACCTTTGAGCAATGGAGACCATCACTTCATGCCGGACACGGTGTTCGGGCAGCCGGGGGGTCTGGGAAGCAGCATCTACCCGCACAGGTTTAACTTTTTCCCTGAAAACCCTGCCTTCTCTGCTTGGGGAACAAGTGGCTCCCAGGGTCAGCAGACTCAAAGCTCAGCGTACGGTGGCAGCTACAGCTACCCTCCCAGCTCCCTCGGGGGCACGCTGGTACCCGACGGTCAGACGGGCTTTCACAGCGACACCTTGAACAAAGCTCCTGGTATGAACAGCCTGGAACAGGGTATGGTTGGCTTAAAGATTGGAGCGGACGTCCCCGGTCAGGGTTCAGGGGTCAAGGCTGTGGGTTCTGTGATCGGTGGACCTGTGGCGGCCGCGGGAAATGGAGCCACCCCTATAGGAATACCTCCACCTAAACCCACTTCCTGGGCCGCCATTGCAAGCAAGCCTGCCAAACCCCAGCAGCTGAAGCTTAAAATGAAGCCGGGGATGCCCAACCCGGGGGGAGCTCTTCCCCCACCACCCATTAAACACAACATGAACATTGGTACCTGGGATAAGGGCCCAGTGACTAAAGTAGCCACCGCcccgctgcagcagcagcagcctctcGGCTTGCCTCATGGCATGCCACCTCAAGGGCCCATGCAACCCCCCTCCCATCAGTCTTTAGTGCAACCCCAAATGCAACCTATAGCCTTACAGCCACAACACCCCCATCACCAGCATCACCACCCACCACCTCAGGCCTATCAAAACCACACCCAGCCCCAACAACCTCTGACACGCTGGGTTGCGCCACGCAACCGCAACCAAGGCTACGGGCAGAACGGGCCGTGCCACGATGGAGGGGGAGTCATGGGTGTGGTTGGTGTGGGGAACAACGGCCCCCCAGTATGTGGCATTCAAGGGACTGGTGCTGATTCCCACCCGGTGTTGGAAAAGCTTCGTGCCTCCCACAGCTACAACCCCAAGGACTTTGACTGGAACCTGAAGAACGGTCgcgttttcatcatcaaaagcTACTCCGAGGACGATATCCACCGCTCCATCAAGTACTCCATCTGGTGCAGCACAGAGCACGGCAACAAGCGTCTGGACTCGGCCTTCCGGGCCATGAACGGGAAGGGCCCCGTCTACCTGTTGTTCAGTGTCAACGGCAGCGGCCATTTCTGCGGTGTGGCAGAAATGCGCTCGCCGGTAGACTATGGGACCAGCGCTGGCGTCTGGGCACAGGACAAGTGGAAGGGCAAGTTTGACGTGGATTGGTTGTTTGTTAAAGATGTGCCTAATAGCCAGCTGCGCCACATTCGCCTGGAAAACAACGACAATAAACCAGTGACCAACTCCCGCGATACACAGGAGGTTCCCTTGGAGAAGGCCAAGCAGGTGCTGAAGATCATTGCTACCTACAAACACACCACCTCCATCTTTGACGACTTCTCTCATTATGAAAAGAGgcaggaagaagaggaggaggtgcGCAAG ACTTTTGAACCACCGCAGATACAGAACCGCTCACGATTGGATCaggta gAGCGCCAAAACAGGAGTAAACAATAG